The Synechococcus sp. RS9909 genomic interval AAGGTGAAGCTGCTGGAAGCCAAAGACGATGCCCTGATTGAGCGACTGCGCAATGAGGGCAGCAACTCGCCCGCCGACGTGTTGATCCTGGCCGACGCGGCGCGACTGGACCGCGCCGCCGACCTCGACCTGTTTCAAACCGTGGATTCAGCCGCGCTGGAAGCGGCTGTGCCAAGCGATCTGCGCGATCCAAACAACCGCTGGTTTGGCCTGACCCGGCGCCTGCGCGCGCCGATCATCAACCCTGCCCAGGTCACCCCCACCGAGGTGAACAGCTACCGCAAGTTGGCGGACCCGGCCCTGCAAGGGCGACTCTGTCTGCGCAACCGTCGCAGCGTCTACAACCAGTCGTTGGTGGCCTTCATGATTGATCGCGTAGGGGAAGAGGCCACCGCCGACTGGATCAAAGGGATGGTGGCGAATCTCGCTCAGCCGATGTTCAGCAGCGACACGCCGATGATCCGCGCCGTTGCTCAGGGAAAATGCGGCGTCGCCCTGGCCAACACCTACTACCTGGGCCGTCTGCAGGCTGGGAAAAAAGGCGAAGAAGACCGCGCGCTCTCAAGCAAGGTGGCTGTGGTTTGGCCCGACCCAGTGCACGTCAACATCACCGGTGGCGGCGTTACCAGCAGCAGCTCGCGTCCCAAGGCGGCCCAACAATTCCTGGAATTTCTCGTCTCCAACAAATCCCAGGGGGGCTATGCCGCCGCGAACCATGAATACCCTTTGCGGGGCTTCGGCAATGATCCGATCGTGAGCGCCTGGGGACCGTTCCAGCAGGCGGACGTGTCGGCCGCCCGGCTCGGCGAACTGAACGGCAAGGCCCTCGATCTGATGACAGCCAACGGCTGGCAATGAGTGTTTCCCCCCTGGCAGCCGGCGACCGCCCGACCTGGCAACCAGGGCGGCGCCTGCTCAGCGGCGTCGCCCTGCTGCTCGCCCTGCTCGCTCTCTGGCCGATCGGAGGGCTTCTGGGTGAAGGCCTTCAGGGACTGCTGAACGGCTCTGCCCAACTGGGGCCTGACGGCGGCGCCCAGCTGCGCGGCACGACCCTGCTGTTGCTGGGCACCGCCCTGCTCGGTGGTGCCCTCGGTACCGCCAACGGCTGGCTTCTCGCCAACTGCCGCTTCCCGGGCCGGCGCCTGCTCCGCGTTGCCCAGCTGCTCCCCCTGGCCAGTCCCTCCTATCTCCTGGCCGCCACACTGGTCGACCTCGGCAGCCGTCAGGGGCTACGCATTCACGGCCTCGGCTGGGGGGTGCTGGTGATGGCCCTGAGCACCTACCCCTATGTGTTTCTGTTGAGCACCGAAAGTTTCACCATCTGCGGCAGGCGACAGCTGGAAGCATGCCGCTGCCTCGGCGTGGGGCCCTGGAACAGCTTTCGGCGCATCGCCCTGCCCCTCGCTCTGCCTGCGATCGGTGCCGGCATCGCCCTGATGGGGATGGAGGTGGTGAATGAACTGGGCGCCGTGCAGTTGCTCGGCATCCCCAGCCTGTCGGACGGCATCCTCCAGGCTTGGCAGGCCGAAGGCAATCCCGCCGGGGCCGTCGGCCTCGCCCTGATCACGCTGTGCATCGTGATGGTGCTGCTGGTAGGGGAACGCCGGCTGCGCCGGCGCAGCCGGCGCTGGACTGAGGGGGTGGCCGGGGGTGAATCACCGGCCTGGCCCCTGCAGGGGCAACGGGCTCTTGGCGCCCAGGTCCTTGGCTTCGTGCCGCCTCTGCTCAGCCTCGGCATTCCCCTGCTCTGGACCGCCCGCAACCTGGACCAACTCCGAGCCGGATTCAGCGGGGAATTGCTGCAGCTCACCGTCCGCAGCCTCGGGCTCGGCCTGGCGGCCGCGGGGCTGGCGGTGGCCGCCGCACTCGTGCTGGCGATCGCCAAACGCTGGAGCAGCGCAGCCTGGTTGCGCAGCCTCACCTTTCTCGCTGGCGTCGGCTACGCCGTTCCCGGCGCGGTGCTCGCCCTGGCCCTGCTCCTGCTCGGCTCCCCCTGGCGGCTGGCCCCCTTGCTGCTGCTGCTCTGGGGCTACAGCGATCGCTTCCTCGCCGTAGCCAAGGGGGGCTTGGACGCCGCGCTGGAGCGGTTATCACCCAGCCTGGATGAGGCGGCCACCGGGCTGGGTTGCCGTTGGCCCGCCGTGCTGCAGCGCATCCACCTTCCCCTGCTGCGCGGCCCTTTGGCGGTGGGCGCCCTGCTGGTGTTCGTCGACACCGTGAAGGAACTGCCCCTCACCTTCGCCCTGCGTCCCTTCGACTTCGACACCCTGTCGGTGCGGGTGTTCCAGTACGCCAGCGATGAACGCCTGGCCGCCGCCCTCTGGCCAGCGCTGATGATCCTGACGCTTGGACTCATCGCCGCCCTGGCCCTGATCCCTGGCCTGGAGCGACAGGGCCGGGATCAAGCACCCAGCAGGGGCTGACCATTGCGCCGCTGCACCGCCACCACACCCGGGCGAGGTGGCCGTCCCGGCGCCTGGGACGGCCAGTTCGACCCCAGCGGCACCCGGCGCAACTGCTCGATCGTGCCCCCCTGCCGATCCTGCAGGCGATGGGCCTGAAACTCCTCCGAGCCCGGCTGGCGCCGGCCCTGCACCTCGCCGGGATGCTGCACCGCCAGGAACAGGGCCCGCTCCTGCTGATCGAGGCTCACGCCGCAGAGCTCGCATTCCATCGGGCCGGTGGCAAAACAGGCGGCTGTCTCCCCATCCCCAGCACGGGGCACGAACCAGCAACTGTTGTTGCCGAACTGGTCGCTGGCCGCTGACTTGGCGGAACGGTCCGTGACGATCCAGAGGTTGCCCTGCCGGTCGATCGCCAGGTTGTCGGGATTGGTGAAGCCAAGCCCTCCAGCCCAGGGTTCACCACCGGTGACAGCCATGCGCCAGCGAAAACCACGGCCTGGGACTGGATCGTCACTCAGGCGCATGACCCAGCCATGCGCCCAGCTGGCTTCACCGGAAGGGCCACGGAAAATGGCCGGATCAGCTCCACCACGGCTGCCGGGTGCCCCGGAGGTGAACGCCACCAGCAGGTCGCCGCTCACCGGATCAATCTCGGTGTCCTCCGGTCGGGCCGTGGGCGTTGCGCCAGCGGCGGAGGCCGCCAGATGGGCATCGATCAGGATCGCCCCCTGCAACGCTTCGCCGTCTCCGCGATACAGGGCCGCCAGGGTTGGAAAGCGCTTGGCGTAGGCGATCACGGCCGCATCGTCGCGAAACAGTTCCCCTCCCGCCTGCAGTCGATCGGAATGGGGCAAATCCACCGGGCAGGAGAGCCCGGCCGCCTGATAACGGCCGGGACGGAACGGCTGCACGGGGGTCTCTGGACGCAGGGGCAACCACTCGCCGGTGCCATTGGCGGCGAAACGGGCCACCTGCAGCTCACCGGCTTCGAGCAGTCGGGAATTGGCGGGATCCTCCGGCCGGCTCACCCGGCCGGAGCTGACGAATCGATAGAGATGGCCGCCGCGGCGATCGCAGCCGGAATACACCACGAGGGGCGCACCGGCGACCGCGCGCACAGCCACCGCCTCATGGCGAAAACGGCCGAGAGCGCTGTGCTTCCGCACCGGGGCCGCCGGATCCTTCGGATCGATTTCCACCATCCAACCGTATTTGTTTCCAGCCAACCCATAGGGATTGCCGAGACCGGCCAGGGTCGTGGCCCGGCACACGAAGGGCAGGGTCGACGGGGGAGCAGCACTGCCATCGGCAAACACCGCCTCCGGCACCTGCGATTGGAAATTCTCCTCAGCGCTGAGCACCGTGCCCCAGGGGGTGGTGCCGCCGGCACAGTTGGCGAATGTACCCACCACCGCCGCACCCAGGCCATCGGCATAGCCCAGGCACTGCGGCGCCATGAACACCGC includes:
- a CDS encoding extracellular solute-binding protein; translation: MRITRKTAGRNAGLLALLLASSGLLAACTTSGRQEIGVYSGRHYNTDKALYEQFTAETGIKVKLLEAKDDALIERLRNEGSNSPADVLILADAARLDRAADLDLFQTVDSAALEAAVPSDLRDPNNRWFGLTRRLRAPIINPAQVTPTEVNSYRKLADPALQGRLCLRNRRSVYNQSLVAFMIDRVGEEATADWIKGMVANLAQPMFSSDTPMIRAVAQGKCGVALANTYYLGRLQAGKKGEEDRALSSKVAVVWPDPVHVNITGGGVTSSSSRPKAAQQFLEFLVSNKSQGGYAAANHEYPLRGFGNDPIVSAWGPFQQADVSAARLGELNGKALDLMTANGWQ
- a CDS encoding iron ABC transporter permease, with translation MSVSPLAAGDRPTWQPGRRLLSGVALLLALLALWPIGGLLGEGLQGLLNGSAQLGPDGGAQLRGTTLLLLGTALLGGALGTANGWLLANCRFPGRRLLRVAQLLPLASPSYLLAATLVDLGSRQGLRIHGLGWGVLVMALSTYPYVFLLSTESFTICGRRQLEACRCLGVGPWNSFRRIALPLALPAIGAGIALMGMEVVNELGAVQLLGIPSLSDGILQAWQAEGNPAGAVGLALITLCIVMVLLVGERRLRRRSRRWTEGVAGGESPAWPLQGQRALGAQVLGFVPPLLSLGIPLLWTARNLDQLRAGFSGELLQLTVRSLGLGLAAAGLAVAAALVLAIAKRWSSAAWLRSLTFLAGVGYAVPGAVLALALLLLGSPWRLAPLLLLLWGYSDRFLAVAKGGLDAALERLSPSLDEAATGLGCRWPAVLQRIHLPLLRGPLAVGALLVFVDTVKELPLTFALRPFDFDTLSVRVFQYASDERLAAALWPALMILTLGLIAALALIPGLERQGRDQAPSRG
- a CDS encoding PhoX family phosphatase codes for the protein MRRRSVLSLLGLGGAGWIASRAADGLAASAQEAGPWPFQPVATPLPVNSDGLSAAQQQRAYREVAVEDRLVVPEGFRSDLLAAWGDPLATGRFGFNNDYLGFVPLGLNEALLSVNFEYISPIPWSDGFAEVVGQPLPWGELVAALASRQGVIDCSSLPANDPLLATIRAVSAQAMADLGLGVIHLQRQGSGIWQRTPDRRERRVDGLAGWRDPGARLPITGPATAVFMAPQCLGYADGLGAAVVGTFANCAGGTTPWGTVLSAEENFQSQVPEAVFADGSAAPPSTLPFVCRATTLAGLGNPYGLAGNKYGWMVEIDPKDPAAPVRKHSALGRFRHEAVAVRAVAGAPLVVYSGCDRRGGHLYRFVSSGRVSRPEDPANSRLLEAGELQVARFAANGTGEWLPLRPETPVQPFRPGRYQAAGLSCPVDLPHSDRLQAGGELFRDDAAVIAYAKRFPTLAALYRGDGEALQGAILIDAHLAASAAGATPTARPEDTEIDPVSGDLLVAFTSGAPGSRGGADPAIFRGPSGEASWAHGWVMRLSDDPVPGRGFRWRMAVTGGEPWAGGLGFTNPDNLAIDRQGNLWIVTDRSAKSAASDQFGNNSCWFVPRAGDGETAACFATGPMECELCGVSLDQQERALFLAVQHPGEVQGRRQPGSEEFQAHRLQDRQGGTIEQLRRVPLGSNWPSQAPGRPPRPGVVAVQRRNGQPLLGA